From the genome of Ananas comosus cultivar F153 linkage group 16, ASM154086v1, whole genome shotgun sequence, one region includes:
- the LOC109721870 gene encoding uncharacterized protein LOC109721870 isoform X4, giving the protein MNIKALQITNIKLILGPLLPLSVAKILRALAHSENPGLLFLGKQVGFWEMGGGSFDRIVILLAVVGDKGLNSMRVAKETISSLPNRQLMMTATKQDKW; this is encoded by the exons ATGAATATCAAGGCTCTTCAAATAACTAATATTAAACTCATACTCggccccctcctccccctctccgTCGCCAAGATCCTCCGCGCCCTCGCCCACTCCGAGAACCCCGGCCTCCTCTTCCTCGGCAAGCAG GTGGGATTTTGGGAGATGGGTGGTGGTTCTTTTGATCGAATTGTGATCCTTCTTGCTGTTGTTGGAGATAAAGGG TTGAACTCGATGAGAGTCGCAAAAGAGACGATCTCATCCTTGCCAAACAG GCAATTGATGATGACTGCAACCAAACAGGACAAATGGTAG
- the LOC109722450 gene encoding uncharacterized protein LOC109722450 gives MRKEYSQARFLSIAQAQFLRAPDEIKMSTSRLRLKNTEDEPSAINVLTREDLIPTSMQLSSDKFSSLSSMACIKGQLRYLKGLVLSNQKTQNQCINSFSKA, from the exons ATGCGCAAGGAATACTCTCAGGCAAGGTTCTTATCAATTGCTCAAGCTCAGTTTTTGCGTGCTCCTGATGAGATTAAAATGTCTACCTCGCGATTGCGCCTTAAGAATACAGAGGATGAGCCTAGCGCCATTAATGTCCTTACTAGAGAAGATTTAATTCCAACAAGCATGCAGTTATCGAGTGACAAATTTTCATCCTTATCCTCGATGGCGTGTATAAAGGGTCAGCTTCGCTACTTAAAG GGATTGGTGCTTTCCAATCAGAAAACACAGAATCAGTGCATTAATTCCTTCTCCAAGGCTTAG
- the LOC109721870 gene encoding uncharacterized protein LOC109721870 isoform X3: MNIKALQITNIKLILGPLLPLSVAKILRALAHSENPGLLFLGKQLNSMRVAKETISSLPNRNFPKSLCLVHSCHLMHSLCCSFIQICLLGQLMMTATKQDKW, from the exons ATGAATATCAAGGCTCTTCAAATAACTAATATTAAACTCATACTCggccccctcctccccctctccgTCGCCAAGATCCTCCGCGCCCTCGCCCACTCCGAGAACCCCGGCCTCCTCTTCCTCGGCAAGCAG TTGAACTCGATGAGAGTCGCAAAAGAGACGATCTCATCCTTGCCAAACAG GAACTTCCCCAAAAGTTTGTGTTTGGTGCACTCATGTCATCTCATGCATTCTCTTTGTTGTAGTTTCATCCAAATTTGTCTTCTTGG GCAATTGATGATGACTGCAACCAAACAGGACAAATGGTAG
- the LOC109721870 gene encoding electron transfer flavoprotein subunit beta, mitochondrial-like isoform X5 has product MNIKALQITNIKLILGPLLPLSVAKILRALAHSENPGLLFLGKQLQVELDESRKRDDLILAKQAIDDDCNQTGQMVAGLLKWSQATLASK; this is encoded by the exons ATGAATATCAAGGCTCTTCAAATAACTAATATTAAACTCATACTCggccccctcctccccctctccgTCGCCAAGATCCTCCGCGCCCTCGCCCACTCCGAGAACCCCGGCCTCCTCTTCCTCGGCAAGCAG TTGCAAG TTGAACTCGATGAGAGTCGCAAAAGAGACGATCTCATCCTTGCCAAACAG GCAATTGATGATGACTGCAACCAAACAGGACAAATGGTAGCCGGACTGCTTAAGTGGTCACAAGCAACCTTGGCCTCAAAG
- the LOC109722468 gene encoding CDT1-like protein a, chloroplastic, with amino-acid sequence MEPLAPSSSSSSSSSKKPPIDPSPAAAAADDDGRIWTPEKPPQLPRRSRNRSLAFSVKEVKQAALQLQRPEKGSGSDAAGADLGRSDDALSFVERQLRTESDRRSSPLKPKPQIRLPEKYEILCEFFNSMESSIRLLRLKGSMLTFPNICTSIQHLTERRFTYEHLAQIKHILSEAILIKKVLLRDETTCCMKPELQITLQLEAVGSNSKQKGETGYSILRRLFRERLVDFFKEHPEGDEIPVAELPHPFNRSKPSEIATSEPRAITDLQFAESPSISSPLHQPVVLSHMSQSFRKRFSQKKDALPDSCTTSFACIRSASQRDDPPVSLLPLSKQSVPKPPVITKSLQSSPISMKKVEGTPAKVVSTPIRLMTATPDLQTPKRCYTDKGFDSPQLKKVPKRSARTKLFNTPTKNVEAREEEEENRSSSNEDHDDILGFLPKTLLQSIREKERKAWEDKQAGAADIVRRQKLIASLPSTFDMILLICQSLNRTVMTKQELIYKIFASHSKIADRGKVEEQLKLLQELVPDWISEKTALSGDLLYCVNMIASADEIRQRLVEAE; translated from the exons ATGGAACCCCTCGCCccatcgtcatcgtcgtcgtcgtcgtcgtcgaagaaGCCTCCGATCGATCCCTcccccgccgctgccgccgccgacgacgacggccGGATCTGGACCCCGGAGAAGCCGCCCCAGCTCCCGCGGCGGAGCCGCAACCGGAGCCTGGCCTTCTCGGTGAAGGAGGTGAAGCAAGCAGCCCTGCAGCTACAGAGGCCCGAGAAGGGATCGGGATCTGATGCTGCCGGTGCAGATCTCGGCCGATCCGACGACGCCCTCTCGTTCGTGGAGCGTCAGCTGCGAACGGAGTCCGATCGCAGATCGAGCCCGTTGAAGCCCAAGCCGCAGATCAGGCTACCGGAGAA ATACGAGATACTGTGCGAGTTTTTCAATTCTATGGAAAGCTCGATCCGGTTGCTTCGCCTGAAGGGATCCATGTTGACATTTCCAAACATCTGTACTAGTATTCAACATTTGACTGAGAG GAGGTTTACTTACGAGCATTTAGCGCAAATTAAGCACATATTATCGGAAGCCATTTTGATCAAGAAGGTGCTTTTGCGCGATGAGACAACTTGCTGCATGAAGCCGGAGCTTCAGATAACTCTGCAGCTTGAGGCTGTAGGGAGCAATTCGAAGCAGAAGGGCGAAACTGGATATTCAATTTTGAGGAGGCTCTTCAGAGAAAGGCTTGTAGATTTCTTCAAAGAACATCCAGAG GGGGATGAAATTCCAGTAGCGGAGTTGCCACATCCGTTTAACCGATCAAAACCAAGTGAAATTGCAACATCAGAACCAAGAGCCATCACTGATTTGCAGTTTGCAGAATCACCTTCTATTTCTTCTCCTCTGCACCAACCTGTTGTTCTGTCTCACATGTCTCAGTCTTTCCGTAAACGGTTTTCTCAGAAGAAAGATGCATTACCAGATTCATGTACGACATCTTTCGCATGTATCAGAAGTGCTTCTCAAAGAGACGATCCTCCGGTTTCTCTGCTTCCATTGTCCAAACAATCTGTTCCAAAACCACCTGTGATTACAAAATCATTGCAGAGTTCTCCCATTTCAATGAAAAAAGTTGAGGGTACCCCTGCCAAGGTCGTCTCTACGCCAATTAGGCTAATGACCGCTACACCAGATCTCCAAACACCGAAGAGATGTTATACAGATAAAGGTTTTGATTCTCCCCAACTGAAGAAGGTACCGAAGCGATCAGCGCGAACTAAATTATTCAACACACCGACAAAGAATGTGGAAGcaagggaagaggaggaggaaaacaGAAGTTCCAGCAATGAAGATCATGATGATATCCTGGGTTTTCTACCAAAGACTCTGTTACAATCT ATaagagagaaggaaaggaaagctTGGGAGGACAAACAGGCCGGAGCTGCTGATATTGTTAGACGGCAGAAGTTGATAGCATCTTTGCCTAGTACTTTTGACATGATCTTACTTATCTGTCAGTCACTGAATCGAACAGTGATGACAAAGCAGGAGCTTATTTATAAGATATTTGCAAGTCACTCAAAAATAGCTGACAGAG GTAAAGTTGAAGAACAGTTGAAACTGTTGCAAGAACTTGTTCCAGATTGGATCTCTGAAAAGACGGCACTTAGTGGAGATCTTCTCTACTG TGTTAACATGATAGCGAGTGCAGACGAGATTCGACAAAGACTAGTAGAAGCTGAGTAG
- the LOC109722098 gene encoding uncharacterized protein LOC109722098, translated as MVSTADVERRDEEETNEPGAGDDEDTGAQVAPIVKLEKVVVPISFMGIKYCFLQPLLECSFPPLLPFCFQCCADSGHKYGFCRLHYKYLLWIPLVTLFVSTTKMREHGGNDKSCVWHATDFVDGELKEEMFAIRFRKTQFGCRGRWSCGHSPAKRDAVLVTKAVGKRRSATGC; from the exons ATGGTGAGCACCGCCGACGTCGAGCGCCGCGACGAGGAGGAGACCAACGAGCCCGGGGCCGGCGACGACGAGGACACCGGGGCCCAGGTTGCCCCCATCGTCAAGCTCGAGAAGGTCGTCGTACCTATTAGTTTTATGGGAATCAAATATTGCTTTCTTCAACCTTTGCTAGAATGCTCTTTTCCCCCCCTCTTACCT TTTTGTTTCCAATGTTGTGCAGATTCTGGTCACAAATATGGCTTCTGTAGACTCCACTACAAATATTTGCTGTGGATTCCTTTGGTCACTTTGT TTGTTTCGACGACAAAGATGCGGGAGCATGGTGGGAACGACAAATCGTGCGTTTGGCACGCAACGGACTTCGTCGACGGGGAATTGAAGGAGGAGATGTTTGCTATCCGATTCAG gAAAACTCAATTTGGATGCAGAGGGCGGTGGTCCTGTGGACACTCTCCGGCAAAGCGAGACGCGGTGCTTGTGACTAAGGCAGTGGGGAAGCGGCGGTCAGCGACTGGGTGCTGA